The Alnus glutinosa chromosome 3, dhAlnGlut1.1, whole genome shotgun sequence nucleotide sequence CTTTTATGTGTACATAATACTAGAGAAACAACTGCGAGTCTGTTCAAAATTTATTGTTCTACATAGAAGTATCAATGGAAAAATAGCTCAAGATTATAGACTTTGATTAAGACCTTAGCTTGCCAACTTCCAGGAAAACAATTTTGAGTTTAAAGCAACATGGTAGCCCACCAATTGCACGATTAGAGGGAAGCATATGTGGCCAAACTAAATCCAAAGCCTTATGAAATTGGTATAAAAttgcaaaccaaaaaaaaaaaaatcattcaagaACTCTTCTCACCTGTGATTGATGAACCGTGAAACATTGCCATAATTTGTCGCATCAATCACATATGGGACCTGTCCTTCCATCAATCTGCTCATATCATTCATATGAGCATCAATGTCATACAGATAGCTGCAACCTTCTTTCCTATACCTGACAATACAAGGTCCGTTTAATATATGTAACATAAAGTAAACAAAAGCAGCACCTATCAGAAGAAATGTGAAACCTGTGGCGCCTCTTGTTTGCTTCCTGCTCATCTAAGACCTCCCCAACGTACTCACATACAAACATGCCACGCAGGATTGTTTCAGCTGCCCTGAGTGCCCATCCCTGAGAATCAACAAGGAGAGAAGTTAATATAGACTCTTGAAAACAATACAACAATGAAAATGCTACCTTTTTCTCTGTTTTGAAGACTTCCAACTTCACTCTTACTCCATTCTGCAAAATCCTATTTGGACAGGTTCTACTGCAACTGCACATATGATTGCACTCATAAACAAGGTAACCTTCCTGCAGGATTtcatgagaaaaatgaaatttagcAATCTTACCAAGGGGGGGGAAAGGTGTAAAGAAGTATAAGCAAGAAAAAGCCAGAGTAACAGCCCTGGGCTGCTTGTCACATAAATGAGAACTCATAAAGCAAGATACTGATGTTGGTAACCTAGTGATCATTACCTTTGGCCTGGTCTAGGTTATATATTGATAAGCGTCGAAcattacacattcaagccccttaacttgcatattttaattacttagcattgttgtttgtttgattttgtgtagttttattgttttcaggttttaaataaacatgcaattaatttcattgattttgggcttaaagcacactttaagAAGACTTATAAGATATGGTTAAGTTTAAcaaatcataatagaagacctatatgatgtggttaagtttaatcaaatcaagggaatgattatATCGGAATTtttccaataagagtcaaaatcggattaaattcaaatttgaattctacatatgtctcagtgtttcgatcataactttctactcagaTCTCggattgtaatgaaattggtggagttggaaagctaataaaaaatgcaacaaatatgtcaaaaataactttttcctaattcgaacgtttactatgccaaaatcgccccgcaataaaagaccgcaaatctggaagaatttggaatccttttcctacttggatttaattttcaatctcctacttggactaagagactaagttccgaTTTTTCTTAGATTCCTATGGATTTTAGGCCTCtcatagtctctataaatagacccctaagcttcaagagatgGTGTGcttaactttaaataaaaaattctttttgtagGCTTAACAAATTGAAGAGGAGAAAAACATGGCAGGAAACCATCCcaacaccacgatgagcggctaaattcctaataaggtgttgatgtagccctttccaagtaacaatggtttaattgtattttaatttgaaattttctttatgcatgatggttgtataaatgtgagaattgatcttaatgtttatattcaatcattataagtcttaaaaagtcttttatattgattgaactcaatcacTCATAtcttctgtgattatgtgaataattgttatacaacggttttaattgatatataatcAAGAGGGTTAaataggtcatgcctaggaaagacggattatattacaccctagtttagtgtaatttaggtagacagttcgtaccaaccgaggatgggttatactattccattgattgtgtatatcctattaaagacgtagttaATCCATACCTAGAAAAGACGGgtcataccgcatcttagtgattaggtggacggtctgtgccaaccgaagatagattatacttattctttaaaggtaatttcttgactactcgagtgagacgagccctatatcatgcatagtatgaactttccttgttaatttatgattgaccattgttatgcggtgagtggtaaaatcaatctcctattctttctctcatcactaatctctttacatttatgtcttttacttctatgtatttatttttagaaaacaaaaatcaaatcaaacatcttttaaattaagttatatttaatctcgaaaagcttaataacaatacccctgcagtccttgaggttcaacaccctcaatatagctctgtcctacaaggattcgtcctattgcgagtgattatttttattattgatattttggtacacaaaacgaccacatcataTACCATTCTAGCAATAGTTTTGGATAGTAAAACTTTCTTAGCCAACCCAAGATTTACTGATTACAAGCATCAAATCAAGTTAATGCTTTCTATGTCATTTCCCTTGACACAATCAAAAGAATGACAAGATTTATTGCATGCCAAGCAATAGTCAAGGCAGAAATAACAGCAGTCACCATCTAAAACAAGAACAGCCAATAACCAGCTACAACGACGGAAGAAAATACTAGGACTATGTTTGACAAGGTATTCTCCAAGTATTTTCTGTTTTCAGTTTGAAAAACACACTTCttcaaatacattaacaaacaactcaaaacacaaaacactttttataataattttcacACCTTGCAGAAATATTTTGACAGATAAGTTGCTTAACTTTTGCAAGGGTAGGAACCAActtattatttgaaaaattagagTGGCCTTGTGGCCACCCTCAAGGGATGAGAGGGGTGGTCGCGCGACCACCTTTGTCATAGTTAGAGGTGGCTGCGCAACCGCCCCtcttctccaaaaaaaataaaaataaaaataaataaataaatacttctTTATAAGGAGTCAGCTCTACATTtgtgttttttcaaaataagccGGTGTACTAGGGAACATGTTAATACCATGTCTGATCAATGAAAAAAGTACAACCTAAaaggagggggagggggaggggaagGGGTTAGATTATAAGGGAGGTTGAAGGTCGATAAAATTACATTACCTCCAAGACAATCCGGCCTTTGTCATCATATGGGAACCTACCGCGCATGGGTTTCCCATAGATATCTTTTGCCTCATCATAGTCATTATCGAAAAGATACACATGATCACATGTTTCAGGATAGCATGTTGAATATGGGCAGGCACATCCCAATTGTAAGCTCTGCGCAGAgaaggaaacaaacaaaaaactcacATACCAAACAAGGCTATAGAAATATGCATACAGCCATACACCCTGCATTTTGAACACTATTTAGTGTGTGCATTTGTGTCAGATAGGAAGAAGGATAGTGGAAGGGGAAGAGGAAAACGATTATAGGGAAATTGCATGTGAATGCATAAGGCGCTATGACAATCAGATCATTCAACATGTATCTCCAAGGTAGGAGAATAGAATAAGCATCTTCAGTCTAATTCACACGTCAACTAACAATAACATGCATATAAAACGATGAAACCACAATTCATATTAACATAATCTAGCATCCAAATTACATAGCATTAAACAAAGGATATTAAGTTCCAGATAAAGCTACCTCTGTATCACGACCAACAGATTGATCGAGCAATGGCTTCTTAACATAAGTAAAGCTCTCCCAAGGCATAACATTTTGGCCATCAGAGTTATCTGCAAGGATGTGAATAGAATCCAAGAGACCCTCATCTGCAATGCAGGCCACAGGAACTAGTTCCTGCCCGAAGCTAATATCATCACACAAGACAACTGCCTTTTGTATGGAATTCTGTCCCCAATGGCGTGAATCAATGATATAGTGGCATTCATCCACTTCCCACGCATTGTTTTCTGGATCTGATGGATGTGCCAATCTGTTCCCCACAGACCCATGTGGAAAAGGCAACAGCGGGGACAGCAAGTATGGGTCCTTGAATGCCTTACAACCTTTAGGACATATAAACCCCTCTTGGTGCCAGTCAACTCGAATGTTATGCTCACTGCAGAGCTTGGCTGCCTTCAGATACAAATGTTCAGGCAAGACACCATACTTCCCCTCCAGGGACGCTACAAGACTGACCTTGCAGCAAGCAGAATGAGCGGTAGATAAAATGTCAAGGTTGTTGGGCCGaggttttgtcttctgaatctCAGAAAACAAAATCTTCGCAACTGCAGAGCAGAGAGATTCTGTCAATCTACCCAGACTAGCTTCCTCAGTTACATGAGGCTGTATACTTACTGCGACAGTGCTAAGTGACTTTGATGCCTGGATGCGTCTCTTCATACTAGCAGTGGCCCTGTTCCTGATCCTATATGATGCTGCTGCCAGACCTTTTTTATTTCTAGGACGGCTGAGTCTTCCAGATTTTAATCTGTAAGCATAATAACGTATTCCCCTCTTTGAAGGGCGAGAGCTCACTAAACTTGGCCCCATATGAGCAGCTTGATGGTGGCGGCCAAGATCAGGTAGTAAATCAAACTTCAACCCACAAAACCTGCAAATAAGCTTTCTGAAACCACCTAAATTAGCAGAGTTGTTTTCCACAGGAGCTGTATTGCAGAGCTCAAGTTTCTGAGGAGAATCCTCACCAGCAGATAGATTGTGCTGTTGACCAGCTTTTGACAGCCTGAAATCAACAGGATGAACTGAAAGCACGTGTAACCATAACTCATCAGTATTCCCAAAATGGCTGCCACAAGGAATACACTGAAGAAGCATGCATTGTTCTACAAATTGCACATGGTGTCTCTCTTGCACATGGGTTTCCAGGACTTTCTTATTAGTAAAAGAATCAAGGCAGATGGCACAAGCATATCCTCTGAACAGCCATTGTGCTTCCTTTTTATGAATGTCCATCCAGTGGCCACCAAGTGCCTCATCATCAAGAAACTCCTCTGAACAGTATTTGCACCTAATAGTATTTTCATCGTCATGACTACCATCAACTGCCATTGGTAACAACGCTGGTTCTTCCATGACAGAGGAGGAAAGTTGGGCAACTTCATCAGCATTGAAGCCCCAAATCCTTCTGAGCCTCTCTTTCTCAGTGCATACCAACTTTGTAAAGAATTCGCCAACACCAAAATCTTTAGAGGCTTCAGATATGGCCCACTGAAATTGAACCTCCTTAGGCACTGGGTTCCTCAGGgataaaatacttttaaataGCTTGTAGAAAAGCTCACATGCTTGATGTAATCGCAACCTTTGCTCCTGTGAGCAACAATTCCTCAAAAGATCTATGAATACTTCTTTTGAAATAATTCTATTCTTACCATTCCTTGCACGTTTAAGCCAGCTTGGAAGGTGTTTTTCACAGTATAATGAATGGCGCTTTGGACTTTCCAGACACGGGTTGAGATTACCGTGTAGGTAGTAGCATACACAGTGCAGCTCCTCTATGCAGTTACAATCCTTGCCAGGATGCTCAGGCTTTTCAGTTAAGCTGGTCCTTCCATGGAAGGCATCAACCGCAACTGAGACTGGATCCACATGGAGGGGACTTTCAACTTCTCCCATATATACTATTTCTTTGCATTCTGTGGTTTCTGAACTGGGAAGGTTCTCCTCATGCTTTCTCTTAAGTGTCTCAGGAAAATTTGACGTcccttttgtttcattttgagGTCTGTGTTTCTTACAGAATGAGGAGCCATATAAAGACCGATGCTTACATCTAGTACCAAGAACAGTGGTACCTTCACACATCGGTGTACCAACAGAGAGAGTTCGTTCTGGTTTAGCAGAGCTACCTATGAAACGAGAAGACAAATGCACACAACAGTAAACATCACCATCGTTTGCCCACCTCACACATTGCCTTCCCTTAGCTTCAATAAAAGCTATACATTGTCGATTCTTACTCCCAGGTTCTAAGGATATTGTAGCACCGACTTCATTCGCAGGTGTCAATTCGACATCTTCGGCTTCAATTAACTCTGAATTTCCTGGTTCAACTACAATGTCGTCCCATTTATCAGGCACACGAGTAGGTGTATCTGTAGGAGTAGCTACCTCCTTTATATCATCCTCTTTACAGGGTTCCAATGCTGATGTAGCAGCAGTTACAGTGTCTCGACCATTAAAATATGCAGAGTCAATCTCAAGCGTTATTGCCTGACCAGATCCAATTGTTTCCACCTGGGAAGCATGCGCCTCTGCACGACGAACTTCAAGCTTTGGCCTCTTCCTACTAAGTTGAAGACTTGTGGTCAAGAGATCATCACTGGTCTGCTGCTGCAAGTCTCCACCACTGGATATTGGATGAGATGTCGAAAACCATTTCATGACTTCATGCTTCCAGGTTTTCCACTCAGAACCCAATGTGGGCTGTACCGGCGAATCCCAGAGAGAGTTGACTGCATTCCACAAAATAGAATCAAACAATTCCTGAagcaaagaaaggaagaaagcaTCAGCCAAAATTCTGAGGAAATGGTCCAATTTTAAATTATCTCAAGACCATATGGGTCCATTTATGGTCACATGTGTGAGAAGTAAGCTGGTTATGGTATCTTCATTCAATGTCTACTAGGTAGGGGGAGAAGAGGAGCAATAATTGATTGGACCCATATAAATAGTGGCCTTCATCAACTAGCTCCAATCTTCAAAGAACAAATTCTTTGATATTGTCCACTCTGAAGAAAGGTGAACCAGCTCTCTCAAttcaaaaggaaaacaaataccaagcaaagatttcaattttttgtcttCCTCTGAAACACATGATATAGTACAAGACTGAAACTTCAAGGTGAAGTTGAACAGGTAAGGATGATGAGTACCTTGAACAATCTAAAATTGTATAACATGATCACAAAAGCAAAGTATATTACACACCTCCTTCAGCATTTCAATGGATTCAGCACTCTGCGCATTCTGACATCTTTGTGTCCAAGAGTGAAAAGAATGATGTAGCCAGTCTGAGTTTATATAACGCTGAAGTATCATCTGTTCAGGAAATAAGCAGCATTCTTCATTGTCAACCAAAAGAAGTAAAGGGAAAGACCTCTATGTATCAAGAACAAGATCAAAAAGGTTGCATTTTATAATAAGCGAACAACATGACTTGAGCACATGATAGGCCCTATACATGGAAATCCTTCACTCCAAGCAAAAAACATAATAGAGTATCACTCAACATCCAATTGTGTCAGAGATGCTAACATCAACAATGAACCTAATCAGATCATGATTCATGACTTCTCTAGGAAGAAAAGCATAGTTGAAGAAAATGCTCAGGGAAGTGGTTGTTGCAAAAtagggtgaaaaaaaaaaaaaaaaaaagttggggggggaagaagaagatgtaAAACAGATACCATAGCTCTAAAGATGAATAAGGAATTATTAAAATAACTACATTAGGGTGAAAAGTACAGATTTCACTCCAAATACTGGCTTACAACATATTATCCGCTACGTAAatcaggagagagaaaaaaaaaggcgtAATAAGCTGTAAGACAAAGATTTCAAAAATGCGACTTTGAAATAGCCACTAAAGGCAATGCCATGCTTTGCTCCAAAATCTCCAACAGCAGCACACAGGTCATAACTGGAACACCATCCATAACATCAATAAAAACCATGACAGATTCATTTCAGTGGCAGCTCCAGGGACATGGCCAGAACTCAGCAACAACATCAAGGCAAGCATGACAACATCGCACAATGAGTAGATCTCGCTGCATCCTTAAAATTTGTCTCCACCACTCACCAAAACCAGCATTTGAACTTGCACAAGTACTCAAGTTCCAGATAGATAATTTTTCTAGATGCATATGAGAATCTAGAGCAGTGAAAGATAGAGGCACGTGAAAATGTTAACAGATATGAATTTCTAAGAAGTGCAATATGAGATGTGGGTTGCAAATAATAGAACTATAGATCATAATTTGAAACAAAACATACACGGCAAACCGATGAATCACAAAACTCTCTGAGATTTCACATACTCACTAAATGAAATAAATACCAAGTATGCTTCAGATAGTCACACATTATGCCTCGTCATTCTACTTACCGAATGAGATGGAATttaagacaagaaaaagaagtggAGAACAAACATTCCAGATACATTCTAAATCAATAGGAAGAAGATGATACAAGttcttaaaatatatttgaGGTTTTGGAGCTGCGTCGAAACATGCTTAATACTTTATTTGTATGGGTCTCGGCTCATCATAGCCCGAGTCGTGTTACTTTTGcagattttttaatttcatgctcTTATGTATCCTCTTTTTAGGGGCACTtttatatacttcatgtgtactaagGTTGCGCCCATCTactctttttaatgatataacattatttatcaaaaaaaaaatatttgaggtTTTAAAAAAGAGCTCATGTAGATTTCAACTTGATATTAGCTTCTTTTGGTGAGGAAATTCTTTGGCAGGTCACATTTATCTATTCGCCTATTTGGTTTCATATTGGAGGGgtccctttattttattaatactcATGTTATACCAAAATACATGTCTTCATAGTAAATGGTATGATTATTAGAGGTGGGCACAACTTCAAATGAGaatcttgtttgttttttcaaattgataAGGGTAATCTATAGAGAGGGGGGCGAGGGGGGAATTAAGCACTTCCACTCTGGAATTTGGACACTTATTTTGGAACATCCATAAAAAATAACTTAACAACGCTTACTTTGGGACGAAGGGAGTGTCGGATTTTGatttcaagaaaaattatacTCACTATTTATCTATATGTGCAAAATTAATCTGGATGACAAGGCATTGGATGGTGGATCCCAGCTTAACTCATATTAGAGTTATAGAAATTGACAGACTTTAATCCTACTTCCTAGACTATCAACAAGTACGGAGTTTACCTTCTGCAGCTTCAGAAGCATtcttccaagttcagaataaccATTACAACGTGAAGCCTCCATAGCAAACTCCTTCCAAACCATCACATCACGAGCAGTCTCCATCAAAGCCTACACAAGTTTGAGCAGATCTCCAATAAGAATGACCATGCAAGAAAATGAAGTCTATGAGCAGAAGAAAAGCAAAAGTTtctatcaaataaaataaaaactatgaTAAAATATGAGCACCAAATCACATACCTCAGCATGAAATTGGTCAACAATATTCAGCATGCCAACTGCTAGCTTTTGCATTATAAACCGGCGTGCAACACTTAAATCTTTAACCATTTTTAATCCTACTTTATGTGTCTTATATGCAATAGGCTGTGGAAATTCATTGATTGAACGGACAAGAAGCATATCTGCCCAAGAATAATTCCTTGTGCGCGGAAAAAACACCACAATATATTTCTTCCTATCATGTGTCGGTTTTGCTTTCAAAGTAGACAATGGCCAGTCAGCCCTCGAACATCTGATTCCTGCCTGCCATGTCCCTCTCCACTACACTTGGAAAAATATTGAAGTGTAGAAATGAGACAATATTAGCAAGTTTTATCATCTTATTATGGCACATaagaaaactagaaaatagaGAACAGAGAACAAAATTTTAGATAATAACGAGGACCTGGAACCTCAATGAGCCAAAATTTCAGGCATATCCCCAAATAGATGATTGGTGGGGAGAAAAGATACATTAAGAGCACAGAGGGCTCACATAGGAGTGGACTGGCAGTATCTAGCCATGAGACTACATGTTCaatttgttttagaaaaatcGAATGAAACCACCAAGAGAGCAGAACACTGAACACTGAAAATTCCAACAGGCTGAGTTGGCttagtctatttattttttaggttgAGAAAGGATGGGAATGGGGGCCACAAAGGAGGGGTTAATTTATCAGTTTTAACTCTTCCAATTCCCCATAATTTCTCAACACACACAGTTGTATAAAGTGAGcctcaagaaagaaaagacagCATACAGTAAGCAAACCTCCTAGAAAAAGTAAGTTCATGTCTGCAAAATATAACTTGGAACAAATACCATAAGATGCacaaaagataaattttttatgtaaaattttGAAAGCAAAAGAAATTAGCAGTTACCTTGACCCACAGTGCCACTGATTCATCCCCTTCGAGCCACGTGGGCTCTGAAAGAGAAGACTCCTCCTCCCTGTTGTTTGGCAATTCACCTTCAATGGTATCCACAATTATATGAGAATTCTCTGAGACCATGCAAGGCTCTGTGCAATAACTCTGTGTATTTACGTCATCGTCTTCAAAATCATGGGAACCACAATATGAAGCCCCACTGCAGTGGCCTTCTGAAGTAGGTAATTCATCAACTGTCTCTTGAACTTCACCTTGTTTTTCTATTTGAGGCCCATCCACGGTTAGTAATAAGTCATCAAGTCTACCATCTGCCAATTGATCTTGTTTTCCATGTTCAAGGTTATTAGATTCACCATCGTAAGTAAAAGCCGTTCCTGAACTCGGTTGAGGGCAATCAGCTTCTCCAACATATTTAACACCAGAACAAGGAAGCACTTCCATGATTTTAGACTGAAATTTATAATGCCATATGATGCTTATGATGTCACTGGCTATTCCCCAACTCACCTCTCTGGTCAAACAAAGCTCAACCCCATGAAAGAGTCAGACAAATGAGATCTAAAGTATACCAACGAATATATAAGTGAAGGACAAAGCTAAACCTAAATTCGGAGCATACCTCCTAACTGAAagggggaaaaagaagaagaagaagaatgaggatCACTGTGAGAGGTCTGTATATGTGTAAAGTGATATCAACAAATCTGTCAAGAAGAGAAAAGTTCTTAGACATCAGTACTGGAAAACCAATGTGGCCTTACTTGGACTGACAATATATGCAATAATCCATGGTGCAGTTGGAGATCACTTCTGTCAAAGTAGCAGAGACATAATGTGTATGTTATCAACCAAGCATGCCAACCGTGCCGAAACATATGTTTCCACAGATTAAGGGATGAGAAATTTCAGGGGGTAAAGAGGAAAGCAAATGGAGGATACCAACTAGATGTGCACCATCTTTCAAGCCCAAAGCACATATTAGAGATCTCCTCCCCATTCCCCCTAGCTTGTTTGAGCAACCTTTCATCTAATTCTTGACTCGTGACATATTTTCGAAAGTCTATTTGAAAATCACAGCACAAAGTCAAAG carries:
- the LOC133862427 gene encoding histone-lysine N-methyltransferase SUVR5 isoform X3, with the protein product MLLVRSINEFPQPIAYKTHKVGLKMVKDLSVARRFIMQKLAVGMLNIVDQFHAEALMETARDVMVWKEFAMEASRCNGYSELGRMLLKLQKMILQRYINSDWLHHSFHSWTQRCQNAQSAESIEMLKEELFDSILWNAVNSLWDSPVQPTLGSEWKTWKHEVMKWFSTSHPISSGGDLQQQTSDDLLTTSLQLSRKRPKLEVRRAEAHASQVETIGSGQAITLEIDSAYFNGRDTVTAATSALEPCKEDDIKEVATPTDTPTRVPDKWDDIVVEPGNSELIEAEDVELTPANEVGATISLEPGSKNRQCIAFIEAKGRQCVRWANDGDVYCCVHLSSRFIGSSAKPERTLSVGTPMCEGTTVLGTRCKHRSLYGSSFCKKHRPQNETKGTSNFPETLKRKHEENLPSSETTECKEIVYMGEVESPLHVDPVSVAVDAFHGRTSLTEKPEHPGKDCNCIEELHCVCYYLHGNLNPCLESPKRHSLYCEKHLPSWLKRARNGKNRIISKEVFIDLLRNCCSQEQRLRLHQACELFYKLFKSILSLRNPVPKEVQFQWAISEASKDFGVGEFFTKLVCTEKERLRRIWGFNADEVAQLSSSVMEEPALLPMAVDGSHDDENTIRCKYCSEEFLDDEALGGHWMDIHKKEAQWLFRGYACAICLDSFTNKKVLETHVQERHHVQFVEQCMLLQCIPCGSHFGNTDELWLHVLSVHPVDFRLSKAGQQHNLSAGEDSPQKLELCNTAPVENNSANLGGFRKLICRFCGLKFDLLPDLGRHHQAAHMGPSLVSSRPSKRGIRYYAYRLKSGRLSRPRNKKGLAAASYRIRNRATASMKRRIQASKSLSTVAVSIQPHVTEEASLGRLTESLCSAVAKILFSEIQKTKPRPNNLDILSTAHSACCKVSLVASLEGKYGVLPEHLYLKAAKLCSEHNIRVDWHQEGFICPKGCKAFKDPYLLSPLLPFPHGSVGNRLAHPSDPENNAWEVDECHYIIDSRHWGQNSIQKAVVLCDDISFGQELVPVACIADEGLLDSIHILADNSDGQNVMPWESFTYVKKPLLDQSVGRDTESLQLGCACPYSTCYPETCDHVYLFDNDYDEAKDIYGKPMRGRFPYDDKGRIVLEEGYLVYECNHMCSCSRTCPNRILQNGVRVKLEVFKTEKKGWALRAAETILRGMFVCEYVGEVLDEQEANKRRHRYRKEGCSYLYDIDAHMNDMSRLMEGQVPYVIDATNYGNVSRFINHSCSPNLVNYQVLVESMDSQCAHIGLYASRDIALGEELTFNYRYELLPGEGYPCHCGASNCQGRLY
- the LOC133862427 gene encoding histone-lysine N-methyltransferase SUVR5 isoform X2, whose protein sequence is MEVLPCSGVKYVGEADCPQPSSGTAFTYDGESNNLEHGKQDQLADGRLDDLLLTVDGPQIEKQGEVQETVDELPTSEGHCSGASYCGSHDFEDDDVNTQSYCTEPCMVSENSHIIVDTIEGELPNNREEESSLSEPTWLEGDESVALWVKALMETARDVMVWKEFAMEASRCNGYSELGRMLLKLQKMILQRYINSDWLHHSFHSWTQRCQNAQSAESIEMLKEELFDSILWNAVNSLWDSPVQPTLGSEWKTWKHEVMKWFSTSHPISSGGDLQQQTSDDLLTTSLQLSRKRPKLEVRRAEAHASQVETIGSGQAITLEIDSAYFNGRDTVTAATSALEPCKEDDIKEVATPTDTPTRVPDKWDDIVVEPGNSELIEAEDVELTPANEVGATISLEPGSKNRQCIAFIEAKGRQCVRWANDGDVYCCVHLSSRFIGSSAKPERTLSVGTPMCEGTTVLGTRCKHRSLYGSSFCKKHRPQNETKGTSNFPETLKRKHEENLPSSETTECKEIVYMGEVESPLHVDPVSVAVDAFHGRTSLTEKPEHPGKDCNCIEELHCVCYYLHGNLNPCLESPKRHSLYCEKHLPSWLKRARNGKNRIISKEVFIDLLRNCCSQEQRLRLHQACELFYKLFKSILSLRNPVPKEVQFQWAISEASKDFGVGEFFTKLVCTEKERLRRIWGFNADEVAQLSSSVMEEPALLPMAVDGSHDDENTIRCKYCSEEFLDDEALGGHWMDIHKKEAQWLFRGYACAICLDSFTNKKVLETHVQERHHVQFVEQCMLLQCIPCGSHFGNTDELWLHVLSVHPVDFRLSKAGQQHNLSAGEDSPQKLELCNTAPVENNSANLGGFRKLICRFCGLKFDLLPDLGRHHQAAHMGPSLVSSRPSKRGIRYYAYRLKSGRLSRPRNKKGLAAASYRIRNRATASMKRRIQASKSLSTVAVSIQPHVTEEASLGRLTESLCSAVAKILFSEIQKTKPRPNNLDILSTAHSACCKVSLVASLEGKYGVLPEHLYLKAAKLCSEHNIRVDWHQEGFICPKGCKAFKDPYLLSPLLPFPHGSVGNRLAHPSDPENNAWEVDECHYIIDSRHWGQNSIQKAVVLCDDISFGQELVPVACIADEGLLDSIHILADNSDGQNVMPWESFTYVKKPLLDQSVGRDTESLQLGCACPYSTCYPETCDHVYLFDNDYDEAKDIYGKPMRGRFPYDDKGRIVLEEGYLVYECNHMCSCSRTCPNRILQNGVRVKLEVFKTEKKGWALRAAETILRGMFVCEYVGEVLDEQEANKRRHRYRKEGCSYLYDIDAHMNDMSRLMEGQVPYVIDATNYGNVSRFINHSCSPNLVNYQVLVESMDSQCAHIGLYASRDIALGEELTFNYRYELLPGEGYPCHCGASNCQGRLY
- the LOC133862427 gene encoding histone-lysine N-methyltransferase SUVR5 isoform X1, yielding MEVLPCSGVKYVGEADCPQPSSGTAFTYDGESNNLEHGKQDQLADGRLDDLLLTVDGPQIEKQGEVQETVDELPTSEGHCSGASYCGSHDFEDDDVNTQSYCTEPCMVSENSHIIVDTIEGELPNNREEESSLSEPTWLEGDESVALWVKWRGTWQAGIRCSRADWPLSTLKAKPTHDRKKYIVVFFPRTRNYSWADMLLVRSINEFPQPIAYKTHKVGLKMVKDLSVARRFIMQKLAVGMLNIVDQFHAEALMETARDVMVWKEFAMEASRCNGYSELGRMLLKLQKMILQRYINSDWLHHSFHSWTQRCQNAQSAESIEMLKEELFDSILWNAVNSLWDSPVQPTLGSEWKTWKHEVMKWFSTSHPISSGGDLQQQTSDDLLTTSLQLSRKRPKLEVRRAEAHASQVETIGSGQAITLEIDSAYFNGRDTVTAATSALEPCKEDDIKEVATPTDTPTRVPDKWDDIVVEPGNSELIEAEDVELTPANEVGATISLEPGSKNRQCIAFIEAKGRQCVRWANDGDVYCCVHLSSRFIGSSAKPERTLSVGTPMCEGTTVLGTRCKHRSLYGSSFCKKHRPQNETKGTSNFPETLKRKHEENLPSSETTECKEIVYMGEVESPLHVDPVSVAVDAFHGRTSLTEKPEHPGKDCNCIEELHCVCYYLHGNLNPCLESPKRHSLYCEKHLPSWLKRARNGKNRIISKEVFIDLLRNCCSQEQRLRLHQACELFYKLFKSILSLRNPVPKEVQFQWAISEASKDFGVGEFFTKLVCTEKERLRRIWGFNADEVAQLSSSVMEEPALLPMAVDGSHDDENTIRCKYCSEEFLDDEALGGHWMDIHKKEAQWLFRGYACAICLDSFTNKKVLETHVQERHHVQFVEQCMLLQCIPCGSHFGNTDELWLHVLSVHPVDFRLSKAGQQHNLSAGEDSPQKLELCNTAPVENNSANLGGFRKLICRFCGLKFDLLPDLGRHHQAAHMGPSLVSSRPSKRGIRYYAYRLKSGRLSRPRNKKGLAAASYRIRNRATASMKRRIQASKSLSTVAVSIQPHVTEEASLGRLTESLCSAVAKILFSEIQKTKPRPNNLDILSTAHSACCKVSLVASLEGKYGVLPEHLYLKAAKLCSEHNIRVDWHQEGFICPKGCKAFKDPYLLSPLLPFPHGSVGNRLAHPSDPENNAWEVDECHYIIDSRHWGQNSIQKAVVLCDDISFGQELVPVACIADEGLLDSIHILADNSDGQNVMPWESFTYVKKPLLDQSVGRDTESLQLGCACPYSTCYPETCDHVYLFDNDYDEAKDIYGKPMRGRFPYDDKGRIVLEEGYLVYECNHMCSCSRTCPNRILQNGVRVKLEVFKTEKKGWALRAAETILRGMFVCEYVGEVLDEQEANKRRHRYRKEGCSYLYDIDAHMNDMSRLMEGQVPYVIDATNYGNVSRFINHSCSPNLVNYQVLVESMDSQCAHIGLYASRDIALGEELTFNYRYELLPGEGYPCHCGASNCQGRLY